A segment of the Burkholderia sp. PAMC 26561 genome:
ATCACGCTCAACGCGCGCGTCAAATCCGAAGCCGTGCGCGTACCGATCTTCTGCAGCACGCTCATCACCGTCTCGAACTTCGACCCGGTGATGCTCACAACCGCCCCCTGGTTCCAGGCATCGAGATTTTCGGCGCGCAGCAGCACGACCAGCGCGTCGTTCACCCAATCACCTGCCCACGTCGCGAGCATGACGTGATTGCCTTCGCCAAATATCGACTTGTTTGCCAGATCGGCCGCGGCAAAGTACTTGCGCCCTTCTTCAAGAAGCTTTGCCGCTTTTGTATCGATGAAAACCACCGGCTGGTCATCCGCCAGAACGCGCTTCATCTCGCGGCGAACTTCGTCGTGGACCATCGCGCTGGCGCCATCGAAGACAGGCGGCGCGCCGCCACGATCCGCCGATACAAACACCGTCTTGCGCTCAGGATCGACTTCCAGCACACGCCAGCGCTGACCGCCGAAGATGATGCCCTGCCCCGGAATCAAAGGACGCGCGACGGGCAACGACCCAAGCTGCTTGCTGCCGGCCACGATACGAAATTCGTCATCGCTGGAAAACGATGCATAGAATTCGTAGTGATTGACCAACTTCTCGCCGCGCACGCCATGCAGCAGCAAGCCGCTTTTCTCCTGCACGATCAGGTCGGCTTTGCCGAGGCTGCGCAGGATGGCGGCGAACGTGGGTTTATCGATCATGTCGAAGGGACCGTTTTCGACCAGCGTCTCCCACAACTCTGTCGCCGTCGCGCCGCTGCGTTCCGCAATCACGGACATCACTTGCTGCACAAAAGTCGATGCATGCAGACCACGCGCCCTCGGCGGTTCGACCCACTTTTTCTGCAGCAGGAAAACGCCGGCTATCGACTGGACGAGCCCTTCACGGATGCGATCGGAGAAACCGGAATGCGCGTGAAGTTCGGCTTCCACGCAGTAGCTGCGCAGGATCGCCGGCTCGTCTTTGCGGCGTCCCGAGCGTCCTAATCGCTGCATGAGCGCAGCCACCGATGGCGGCGGCCCCACTTGCGCGACACTTTTCACCGCGCCAATGTCGATACCGAGTTCAAGCGTCGATGTACACACCGCCGTCGCCGGCCGGTCGCCCGAACGCAGCGCGTTTTCGGCGTCTTCGCGCAGCTCCTTCGAAAGACTGCCGTGGTGCGGCCAGAACTCGTTCGGATGACCATCGCGTTCGCATGCGCGGCGCAACAGGTCGGCATAAAGCTCGACCTGTCGCCGGCTGTTCGGGAACACGAGGTTGTTTGCACCACGCAACGCGAGGTACATCTGGTTCGCGATTTCAAGCGTGCTGCCAGGCACGGCATCTTCGAGTTGCGGACTGCGGATATCGGGTTGCGCTTCAACACGCGCCGGCGTTTGCACGAAGCCCTTGATGATGAGCCGTATCTCCCGCGAGCTCCCTTTCGACTCGATGATCTCAACCGGCTTCTCCGCCTTCGGCCTCAAAAAATGCGCGGCAAGCTGCATGTCGCCGAGCGTCGCCGATAATCCCACGCGCGGCACGAATCGGCCGCATACGCGATCCACGCGTTTGAGCAGCGACTGCAGTTGCATGCCACGCTCGGAGCCAATGAACGCATGCAGCTCATCCACGACGATGTATCGGAGGGAACCGAAGGTGTTGGCAAGCGAAGATCCGCGCGTGACGAACATGGCCTCGAGCGATTCGGGCGTGATGAGCAAAATGCCCGATGGCTTCTTCAAGAAACGCTGCTTACGGCTCGCCGATACATCGCCATGCCACCCGACTACGGGAATCTCCAGCGTCTCGCACAAACCCTCTAGCCGCGACCACTGATCGTTGATCAATGCCTTCAGCGGGCTGATGTACAGCACGCTGGACGCGACGGTTTCATCGCGCAGCAGGTTCGAAAGGATCGGGAAGAACGCCGCTTCTGTTTTACCGGCGGCTGTCGCTGCGGCAATGATCACATCGCGATCCGCGTCGATCAGCGCAGGAACCGAGCGCTCCTGCGCGTCGCGCAACTCGGTCCAGCCCTCCTGCCAGATCCATCGGCGGATGCGTTCGTCGAGCCGGTCGAAACTTCGGGAATCAGTCGAGCCGGAAGCTGGCGAGTTCATCGTCACCGTCGGTGGGTGAAGCGGGAACGTTGGACGCGCTGCCACCGTCGTCGCGCTGGATGGTCAACGCATCGATCAGCTCGCGCCAGTCGCGCCCCGGATTCTGCTCGAGGACGGCGAGGAAATTGATGAACGCCGTGATCGTGGTTCGCGGTGTACGGAAATACGCCTCGCCAAGACGCGTCGCGCAGTGCTTCATGAATGCCGGGATCGCTTCTTCGGGTACGAGCACCTTGCTGGCGTCCCCGAAGGCATACACCATCCGGATCTTGTCGAGCAGCACGTAGAAGTCTTCCGGCGTGAGGCTTGCGAGCCTGATGACAGGTCCGCTGTAATCGACCAGGCCGTTAGTCGCAAACGCGTTCTCGGCAAGACGCGATTGCAGTGCGGGATAACTGTAGAGGCCGCGTTTGGTATCGAGCAGAAATTCGGGCGTGCCGCCCAGCACGAAACCGAGACCAACAGCCGAGCCCTGCAGCGAGTCGTTCAGGATGCGCAGTATCTGTTCGTAGTTCGAATTGCGCGCCGACACGTTGGACAGCTTGTACAGGTTCACGAGTTCGTCGAGACAGACCATCAGGCCGCTATACCCTGCCATGCGCACGAAACGGCCAAGCAGCTTCAACTGGTCGTAGATGGTTGCATCGTCGACGATAGTGCGAACACCGAGCGCCGCGCGAGCGTCGGTGCGCGTTGAGAATTCGCCGCGCAGCCAGCGGACCGCGTCGCTCTTGAGTTGTTCGTTGCCATCTTCGAAGCCACGGCAATACGCTGCGATCACATCCGAGAAATCGTAGCCGTTGACCATCTCGGTCAACTGGCTCAACTGGGCGCGGATCACTTCTTCGCTGGTCCTGCCCGAGGCCTTCGCTTCAGTCTTCGCCTGTCCGATGAACTTCTCCACCACACCCGCCAGCGCGCCGCCTTCGGGCTTCGTGCGTGTGGACATGTTCTTGACCAGCTCCGCGTAGAGCGAACGTGCCTGGCCGCCAGACGCATGCAGCCGGCGGTCCGGATTCAGGTCGGCATGCACGGTCACGAGTTTCTTTTCCAGCGCGATCGCGCGCACGAGGTTCAGGAAGAACGTCTTGCCCGCGCCATACTCGCCCACGACGATACGAAAACTCGAGCCGCCATCGGCCACGCGGTCGATGTCCTTCATCAGCGCGTCGAGTTCCCTCGCCCGGCCGACCTGGATCAGATGTTGCCCAATGCGCGGCACCACGCCGGCGCGAAGGGATTGCAGGACCGCGTCACGGTCCCTTGGGCGAATCGTTGTCATGCAGCCAGCCTTTGAGCTAATTCCTGATTGATTTCTACCGGGTCATCCCCGTCTGTCAGCGGCTCGTCCCAGTGATCGAGCGACGCCTCGTTGACCTGTTCCATAGCGCCATCGAGCATCAGGTCGAGCTTCGATGCCGCGTCCTCCAGCTCGGCTCTCGTCCACGAGACACGCGTGACGAGCAGGCGCAGGAAGGTCGAGTGGGCATCGTCGAGTCCGATAAGCGGCGGTTGCTCCGGCTCGGCTGCTTTCGAAGCCACCGGGGCGTGCTGCTCTTCCACGAATACGTCAGCAAGAATCGCCGATACCCTTGCCGTTTCGTGCTTCAACGCCGCGATCCGCGCGGGGTCGAGCGTAAAGCTCGCTGCAGGTTTCGCAGTGCTCGCGTCCTGATGCAGGGCGCTGTAAAGACGCTGTGTATCGATACCCATCATCCGGTACACCTTCTCCAGCGCCTTCACTTTTTCCCGCGATACAACGTCATCCGCGTTGGCCACTTGCACGAGCAATGCCGCAAGATCGTTTCGAAGGTTCGCAGCCAACGGCTCCAGCCGCTTCCTGAATCCTGCAATCGAGGCACGCTGCGCAAGCTGCACACGGCTTCGCGCTTTCAACCGCAGCTTAAGTTCTTCCGATGCCTCCGGCCACGTGCCGATCCGATTATCGATTGCTGAAGTTCCGGCATCTGACGCGGTGCCGTCGGCCATGGCCACGGCTGCGGCGAGATCGATCATGACGGTTGCGACTGAGTACGCGTCATCGGCAAGCAAAACGTCGGCCCCGGCCGTCGTGGCAAACAGCGCCAGCGCATCACCCGGTTTCGGCGTGCGGGCGCCGAGCCTGACATCGGGCTCGATCGCAATACCGGCCTTTGACAGCACCGTGCAAAACGCAGTCATCTTGTCGCGCGTCACGTTGCCCGTGAATTTGAATCGCCCGAGAAGTTCGCCGAAAGTCGACACGCCGATTCGCCCGTGCCGGACTTCGTCGGCGAGCGCATCGAGCGCGTGCTGCATGGCGTCCGGCCACAATTCGATAGGCAACATCAGCGTCGCATCGAGCGTTCCCGCCGCGCCCGGAAACCTGCCCAGATAGCGGCTATATGAGTCGAGCGCACTCGCCGATTCATTCATCAGCGATTGCAGCCGGCCGCGCGGCCCGTTGATCGCGCCGATATCCGGCAATCCGACAAGGAACCCCGGCACCGGCAAGTTCCTGAGCGCGCTGAACGCAGGATCGGGCCGGACTTCAAGCGTCGTGCGATTCACCGAAAGCAGCATGCCGTTCTTGAAACGCTCGGCGTACTTGCGAACGAACACCTTGTCGAACTCTTCGGGGCAACGCGTCACGGCCGCGCGGCGCACGAGCAACGGGTCCATCTTCGCCCAGGCGAGCGCCCAGCCGGCGGGGACAGGGTGTTTATCGACGGCGGCTTGTGCGAACGCGACGCGCACGTCCATGGGAACCTGATAGCCGATTGCCATGCCGCGCGGTGCGGGTTTGTTGTACATCTTTCCGTTGCGCGATGACATCAGCCCGACCGATTCAAGCAGATTGCGCAGATGCTTTTGCCACGAATAATTTGCATCGATGTTCAGCAGACGGCGCAGTTCGCGCGCAATATCGGCGAATTCGGTTTCGCCGACCTTTCCTGCCGCGCCATCCACGAGCACCCGTCGCTCAAGACCGTATAGATAGAAAAACAGGTAGCCGGTATGGATGTCGGATTTCTTGCGGTCCGAGCAGAGCCATTCCAGATAGGTCCGCCGCTGCTCGGCCGTCAGCGTGCCGTAACTCAATTCCTTGGAACCGAGCGCCGCGATCTGATTCGCGCCCATGTCGGCCACATCGGCGCGCGGGTCGATCACGCACGCTTCGATTGACCGGGGCGTCGAGCGGTGCACATCGCCGAGATAGAACATGCCGCCGGAGATGGAGGTATCGCCGATCTCGACGGTTTGTCCGGGAGCAATCCACGCTACAGAGGAGGCCGAAGCATTGCGTGGCGGCTTGATCCCGTGGCCCGTCGCGACTGGATTTTCCGCGATGGTCACTGATATCAACGCCTCGTCGTCGCTATGGTCATACGCGTCGCGGTCGTTGTAAGCGCCGGAAGAACTCCCCATGGATTAAACAGGCCCCTCATGAACAATGTGCCGATTGTATGAAACCTGTGTTGCGCGTCTTGCCGGGAATCGCTTCCCGCGAGACCGAGAACTAGCAATTTCCTATTGATTATATTACTTATTCTCCATTTTCACCGTGGTCCCGAACCGCCGCGCAGCCTGCTGCCAGGCGGTTGAGCGGCTGGAAATTGCGCGAGTGCAAGCCGCCCTTTCGATCTGGCTGAAAACTAGGCTGCAATCAACGTGACAACCGACTTCGCGGCCAACGCATTGAAAATGCCGATCCCCGATGGGCTTGCAGCCTTGCGCCGATGGTACGACGAGGTATCGGCGAGGCCTGGAGCCCAAGCCTAGGGCAGTACAAAAAGCAGCATTTCGCTCGATGCTCTACTGTATATAACGCGTAGCTTCACTCTATTTCTTCTGGAGATTTCCATGTCACGGACAATCAAATTTGCGAAAGCCGGTGGTCCCGAAGTGCTCGAATTCATCGATACCGACGTCCCCACCCCCGGCCCCGATGAAGTCCGCATCAACGTAAAGGCGATTGGCCTCAATCGCGCGGAATCGATGTGGCGCCTCGACGCATACATCGAGCCCGTCAAGTTTCCGGCGGGTCTTGGCTACGAGGCGGCCGGCATTGTAGATGCGGTCGGCAGCAGCGTCATGGGCTTTGCGCCCGGCGACAAGGTGAACGTCATTCCATCGTTTTCGATGAACCAGTACTTCACCTATGGCGAGACGATCATCGCGCCGGACTATGCGGTCGTGAAGCATCCGGAATCTCTTTCGTTCGGCGAGGCTGCGTCGGTCTGGATGATGTTCGTCACGGCGTACGGCGCGCTGGTCGAAGATGCAAAAGTGACCAAGGGTGATTTTGTGATCGTGCCTGCGGCGTCGAGCAGTGTGGGACTGGCCGCCATCCAGATTGCCAACTACGCCGGCGCGACGTCCATTGCGCTCACGCGCACCGCCGAGAAGAGACAGCAATTGCTCGATGCAGGCGCGGCGCACGTGATCGTCACCGACGAAACCAGCCTGCTCGATGAAATCATGCGCATCACTGACGGCAAAGGCGCGCGCGTGGCCTTCGATCCCGTCGGCGGTCCGAACTTCGCGAAGCTGATATCGGCATTGTCATTCGGGGTATCGCCTACATCTATGGCGCGCTCAGCGAGGACGTCACGCCGCTGCCCGTGCTCGAGATGATCGCGAAGGTGCTAACGGTGAAGGCGCACAACATCTGGCTAACGAGCGGCGACGAAACTCGCAGGAAAGCGGCCGTCGAGTATGTGCTGAAGGGTTTCGAGAGCGGCGCGCTCAAGCCGGTCATCGACCGTACTTTCACGTTCGATGAAATGGTGGACGCGCATCGTTATCTGGAAACCAACGGTCAGTTTGGGAAGATCGTGGTTGAGGTTTGAAGCGGGGCCGCGGCTCGTGAACCGGAAGCAACCTCAAGACTAGCTGTCGAGGCTCATCGGCCTGTCTCCCCCTAGAGGCAGGCCGAAAAGCTTTCTTACCGCATTCAAAAAGGCGCCGTACGGACGCCCCAGGACGAGCATCATGACAGTTGCTCCCAGAATCCCGAACCATAAACCGC
Coding sequences within it:
- a CDS encoding tellurite resistance TerB family protein; translation: MGSSSGAYNDRDAYDHSDDEALISVTIAENPVATGHGIKPPRNASASSVAWIAPGQTVEIGDTSISGGMFYLGDVHRSTPRSIEACVIDPRADVADMGANQIAALGSKELSYGTLTAEQRRTYLEWLCSDRKKSDIHTGYLFFYLYGLERRVLVDGAAGKVGETEFADIARELRRLLNIDANYSWQKHLRNLLESVGLMSSRNGKMYNKPAPRGMAIGYQVPMDVRVAFAQAAVDKHPVPAGWALAWAKMDPLLVRRAAVTRCPEEFDKVFVRKYAERFKNGMLLSVNRTTLEVRPDPAFSALRNLPVPGFLVGLPDIGAINGPRGRLQSLMNESASALDSYSRYLGRFPGAAGTLDATLMLPIELWPDAMQHALDALADEVRHGRIGVSTFGELLGRFKFTGNVTRDKMTAFCTVLSKAGIAIEPDVRLGARTPKPGDALALFATTAGADVLLADDAYSVATVMIDLAAAVAMADGTASDAGTSAIDNRIGTWPEASEELKLRLKARSRVQLAQRASIAGFRKRLEPLAANLRNDLAALLVQVANADDVVSREKVKALEKVYRMMGIDTQRLYSALHQDASTAKPAASFTLDPARIAALKHETARVSAILADVFVEEQHAPVASKAAEPEQPPLIGLDDAHSTFLRLLVTRVSWTRAELEDAASKLDLMLDGAMEQVNEASLDHWDEPLTDGDDPVEINQELAQRLAA
- a CDS encoding DEAD/DEAH box helicase; translation: MNSPASGSTDSRSFDRLDERIRRWIWQEGWTELRDAQERSVPALIDADRDVIIAAATAAGKTEAAFFPILSNLLRDETVASSVLYISPLKALINDQWSRLEGLCETLEIPVVGWHGDVSASRKQRFLKKPSGILLITPESLEAMFVTRGSSLANTFGSLRYIVVDELHAFIGSERGMQLQSLLKRVDRVCGRFVPRVGLSATLGDMQLAAHFLRPKAEKPVEIIESKGSSREIRLIIKGFVQTPARVEAQPDIRSPQLEDAVPGSTLEIANQMYLALRGANNLVFPNSRRQVELYADLLRRACERDGHPNEFWPHHGSLSKELREDAENALRSGDRPATAVCTSTLELGIDIGAVKSVAQVGPPPSVAALMQRLGRSGRRKDEPAILRSYCVEAELHAHSGFSDRIREGLVQSIAGVFLLQKKWVEPPRARGLHASTFVQQVMSVIAERSGATATELWETLVENGPFDMIDKPTFAAILRSLGKADLIVQEKSGLLLHGVRGEKLVNHYEFYASFSSDDEFRIVAGSKQLGSLPVARPLIPGQGIIFGGQRWRVLEVDPERKTVFVSADRGGAPPVFDGASAMVHDEVRREMKRVLADDQPVVFIDTKAAKLLEEGRKYFAAADLANKSIFGEGNHVMLATWAGDWVNDALVVLLRAENLDAWNQGAVVSITGSKFETVMSVLQKIGTRTASDLTRALSVIQNVENEKWDWALPDDVKRAAFASLRLDMQGGVEMARRLVAENQGRL
- a CDS encoding ATP-binding protein, yielding MTTIRPRDRDAVLQSLRAGVVPRIGQHLIQVGRARELDALMKDIDRVADGGSSFRIVVGEYGAGKTFFLNLVRAIALEKKLVTVHADLNPDRRLHASGGQARSLYAELVKNMSTRTKPEGGALAGVVEKFIGQAKTEAKASGRTSEEVIRAQLSQLTEMVNGYDFSDVIAAYCRGFEDGNEQLKSDAVRWLRGEFSTRTDARAALGVRTIVDDATIYDQLKLLGRFVRMAGYSGLMVCLDELVNLYKLSNVSARNSNYEQILRILNDSLQGSAVGLGFVLGGTPEFLLDTKRGLYSYPALQSRLAENAFATNGLVDYSGPVIRLASLTPEDFYVLLDKIRMVYAFGDASKVLVPEEAIPAFMKHCATRLGEAYFRTPRTTITAFINFLAVLEQNPGRDWRELIDALTIQRDDGGSASNVPASPTDGDDELASFRLD